The following are encoded in a window of Ricinus communis isolate WT05 ecotype wild-type chromosome 4, ASM1957865v1, whole genome shotgun sequence genomic DNA:
- the LOC8289027 gene encoding bidirectional sugar transporter SWEET5 produces the protein MSAIEIPRTVLGIIGNIVSLILFLSPIPTFRKIINQKAVEEFKPDPYLATVLNCAMWSFYGLPIVEEDSILVTTINAAGLVIELTYVAIFFVFAPFHKRKKIVIVLVLELIIMAGVIIITMGIFSSIKKRATFVGILCIILNVIMYTSPLTVMRMVIRTKSVKYMPFYLSLASLCNGLIWVAYAALRFDIYLVLPNGLGALSGLVQIVLYAIYYRTTRWEDDDHETSRQPEVQVSSRV, from the exons ATGAGTGCCATAGAAATTCCTAGAACTGTCCTTGGCATCATTG gaAATATCGTGTCgctgattttatttttgtctccTAT ACCAACATTTCGCAAGATAATTAATCAAAAGGCAGTAGAAGAATTCAAGCCCGATCCCTACCTAGCAACAGTTCTTAATTGTGCAATGTGGTCATTCTATGGCCTGCCTATTGTCGAAGAAGACAGCATTCTGGTCACTACAATCAATGCTGCTGGTTTAGTCATAGAGCTCACTTATGTTGCCATCTTCTTCGTCTTCGCTCCTTTCCACAAACGG AAGAAGATCGTCATAGTACTTGTTCTTGAATTGATTATAATGGCGGGTGTTATTATCATTACCATGGGGATCTTCAGTAGTATCAAGAAAAGAGCAACTTTTGTTGGGATATTGTGTATCATCCTCAATGTAATTATGTACACTTCTCCATTGACTGTCATG AGGATGGTTATAAGAACAAAGAGTGTTAAGTACATGCCATTTTACCTTTCACTGGCTAGCTTATGTAACGGATTGATTTGGGTGGCTTATGCAGCCCTTAGATTCGATATCTACCTTGTG CTTCCAAATGGTTTGGGAGCATTATCTGGATTGGTACAGATCGTACTCTATGCAATATACTATAGGACAACTCGATGGGAGGATGATGATCATGAAACTTCCAGACAACCTGAGGTTCAAGTATCCAGTAGGGTTTAA